The Arachis duranensis cultivar V14167 chromosome 9, aradu.V14167.gnm2.J7QH, whole genome shotgun sequence genomic sequence CCTTGTAATAAGTGCACCTAAGTTCAAGACTTGGCTAGGCTAAGTAGTGGATGGAATCCTTAGATATTGTATGTGTACGTGCGGTGTTAATGAGTTTGTAATGTCTAAGATTGGAAGTTGTCCAATTCATTTAaccagaaaaaataaaatcccaATACCCCAGGCTTGGTTTCACATGAAAAAAAAGTACAAATGCAACAAAACATTCTAAAATCTAAATCATAAAGACCAGTATCAATTAACCACCTAAACTATTAGAAATCCAGAAATAACAATGTCATACATTGGAGCATAATGCCACGATATCTTGAAGGAGACTTCACCTTGGGAATCTTTTAATGTATAATAGACAAGGTCATTTGACAGAACGTAAAATGTAATTTTAAGAAACTTTAGAACTCTTGACATGAATATAAGAGAAAAAGCCACCATGCTATTttctacaattttattttatttttttcacgaGTATAACAATCTCTCCAGCCCTTTGGAAGGTTCGGCCAATGGATGATCTGCCAAACCTTGCATTGATGAAGGGGTTGAATCATTAAGAACAGAGCCAACTAAACTGCTTTAGGACTCTTGCTAAATTTACGACCAGACAGTTGCTCTGACTCATATAGTATGTGGTTGATAAGTCCCCTTGCTGCACTGCAAAACCAAGGGAAATAATATATCATTTTGCGCCCAGAATCACTGGTGGTATGCATATCAGCAATAACTCCCACATTCATGTTCATGTTGATATCAGCCGTGTATTATCTGCtggaattaaagaaaaaaaaagcgaGGAATCTAGAATACTTGCTCAACAGTCAACATGGATACACTATATTAAAGCACATCCTTACTTATCCTTTAACTGCTGAATCTTTTCAGGATCTGTCTCGTGCATGTTTTGCTTAAACTGTTGTCTCACCATATCAACAAGAAGCTGTGTGTTATGTTGCTGCAATTGCATGCAAATACACAATGTATTCAGTTTCATACATCTTATCTTTCTAACATGCATATTAGATATCTAGCACAAATCTGGAGGGAGTACACTACTAGCCGTGAAAGGACGTTAACCAGTATAAGCAAGAATACCATGATCATAGGTAATgtgaatgaaaaaaagaaaaagggatgaAACATACATGTGTGATGCTCATTAAGCTTTCATCAGAATTAAAATTGTGCACCTTTAAATGTACAATCGCACTTCAAACTCAAATAAGCCAAATTTCTTCACATACTCCTATTATCCTATTTACTTAACGCATTAAGTATTAACAAGACGGATCAGTTATATGAATGTATTAAGTATAATACTCAACCAACTAATATGCAATCCACCGTTGAtgttataattttcttttgctCAACTACTCTCATCAATCATCATGGGCTAAATACTGTGTGATGTGAGTTCCCTTAATGAAAAAGGTAAAGCATCTCATATGTTTAGAAGCCACATAATATCTAGTACTATACTACTTTCTTCTTTGAATAACCACGAAGATTATATACTGAATCAACAAGCAGTCATCCCACATGTTGAATCTTTACATACAATAGTAGTGAGCATCAAATAAAATGTCTTTTGAAAACATAGATCGCAAACTTGAGACActaatgttaatcttcctctGCAATAAAATTCACCATGGCTACACAAGAAACCCATCATTTCTAAAAGCGCGAAGATTTCGTACCCGATGGCCAATATACTTAGCTCTTCGTAGGCATTCACGGTAAAGctgaaccaaaaaaaaaaaagatatttttatcagCAAAGAAAAAGGTCTCAAATTTCAAACACAAGCACATAGATTCCACTAAAAAGGAAGCATCAGAAAGTTTAGTCTGTGACCCTAATGGCATTGTTGGCCAGCTCAGGAGGCAGTGCTGTTTGAAGAGACGGCATCTTCGGCGAAAACTACCCAACCCTGCGAAACGAAACCAAACAAGTTCAGTCCTTCAACGTCACATAGACAATTCATCGAACAGTTTCAAGGCAGAGAGCAAGCTTGATCTAACGAAGAAATTGAACGAGACCCAATGTGAGAACAAGGGATTGGGATCATTGGTACTTGCCTGATTCTAAATCTGATATCGATGGATGAAAATTTCGGAAACAAAATCAACTTGTGGCGGACgcaggaggaggaggaggtttGCGAGGTAGTTACGGCCAGTTGATGGGCAGTCTACGGCGGAGCGGATGGAGGTGGAGATGAGATTGGCGACGGCGCTGTCGTCAAAGGAATAAAGATTTGGAATGCTAaggtgaagaaaaaaaaggttttGAGAACCCGGTCATCAAACCGCTCTAACAGAGATTTGGAATGCTAAGgttttgaaaaatgattttcCCCAACAGAGATAGGTATTTCATTTTCCCTTCATGATATGGCTCCGTTAACTTTCTGTGGTGTCTTTAGCACCCACAATGAATCACTTCACTTTCTAACAGAATAAAGTTTTTCTGCTAGTATAGCTCATCTGGAGATCTTTTCATGTCACATTCTTTGCTTGTTATTTATCCCTTCCTTGCTCCTTATTTATATATCTCTGGGAACTCAAATATTAGTGTCTTGTCtcatttctaattatttgaaaTGAGAGGTACTATTTATCAGTCTGGATTTGGATTCAAATCTATggcaaagaaataaaaaaaaaaagatgcacATTGTAGTTCTTTTTCGGTATATCATTTTTGTAGAGTAATGTTTGCCCCAGAAAGACTAGTGATGTATATATTATACACTACAGAGAGCATACTGATTACCTATTGTATTCTAGTTATTTGTGTAGTTCAATGTTGggtaataatatttattatcatGTTATCACCCTTTAGTTTTATTAAAATCAGGCACTTCGGAAATCTGTTTCTTACCTCACAGAATGGCAATCCATTTGAATGACATATGTTTTTAACTTGAAACTTGAGCAAGAAGTGTAATTATACTATTGTTGTACTAAGTGGAACTTTAACAACTCTATCCAGGATCTCATTTAAATTATTGCGCCACATTGTTTCATTTTCAGGCAAACATAACTCGAACAAATCATATAATGTGGACGATGGGAACTGATTTTAAGTATCAATATGCACATACATGGTTCCGACAGCTTGACAAGTTTATTCATTATGTCAACAAGGTAACTTTCTAACAACTCAGGAGAATGAGATCCAGATACCTCCTTCTTTAACTACTCAGAATTCCTTTTCATGATTTTCCTTTTGTCCTATATGATTTTCTATTAGTAAATTGGTATTGGTCATTGAGTTAAGGATGTACCAAAAATTCGTATAATCACTAGTAACAAGCTAGCCCTACAATTTTTAAGATGATGAAGAATGTGTAAACTTTTTTCAGAACTCTTATTCTGTAAAATCAATTTTCCTAGTTAAAACTTGTAgctaaaatcaatttttcagaACTCTTATCCTTCATTTCTTGCTCATGTGACTATGTCTTTTTGGATTATATTGCTGCATCTACTTCATCCTAGAGGAAAATATATAACTGAAAAAAGTTGGTTTTTTAGGTCCAATATAGTGCTGTTACAAGTTTAAATTTTCTATTCATTCCTTTTTCTGCACTggctatatatattatttttatttatttatttttattttgtatgtaGTCTATTCATGCAggattattcaaatttttagagTCAAAGTTGCTTATCAGTTATCACCTAAATTAAGCCACTGTTTTATACCTGAACATGCCATGTGACTGTATGTTCATGTTCATTTGATGAAATAGACCCTTCTCAAACTTTTTCTTGAAATATTTCTTTCCTCAATGCAGGCCTTTTTCCAGAGATGGTGGAGAGATCAGAATGAGGCTGCTCAGGATAGTGTAAAGAAACTTGTTAGTTCGGGTCAACCAGAATTCATGTAAATTCCATTTCTGATGCAAAATTTCATTAGTTGAGGAAGTGTAACCCTCATTGAAAACTGAAATATACACCTCTCGTCATTTGTACGGTTGTCTCATATCGGAATCCCCTATGGGGAGTGTCCGCATAAGCATTTCTGTTCTATCAAAtggtttaaactttaaagtacAAAATACggtgaaaattaaaaagtgcATTCTTTTTCTTGGGTGATACATGGCTCTTCATGGCACTACTACTTCATGGTCACACTGATCCCTACTATTACTCCATGTGATCGATCATATAACTGCATTTATTGACACTAGAGAAAATATTATACCCTGACCATACAGCTCAAGAATATATGGATCTCAATATAGTTCTTCAATATCTAGAACACCTAAAAACAAAATTAGCACCATCCGCTACCTCATTTGATAGTCTATTAGCCAAGGTTATGTTTAACCAACCTCAATTGGGGAGTATTCAGTAGCAATTTCAATTGCCATAACTTCGTTGAATTCTACAACACAAGATATAAGAAcacaaaaagtaaaaaactaaaaaggatTACTTTGGATTACCAGCATATAGGaagaatatgaaaaaaaagaattgcACTCAATCAATGAACTGGAATATTCGGAACCACAGACACAAAAGAAGTTCTAAGTTGAACCTTCACAAATTGGTAGGAACTCAAATTCCACTTCAAGATGATTCATAGTTCTTCAAGCAAATAGGGAAATAGAGAAAAAACACCTATGCAATCAGCACAAATGATTGACAGTACCAACTTAAAGACAATAAACTATTACTAATCAACTGCCATGAAAACAAGAACTTATTCAATTAGCTTTCATAGCCGAGCTAAAAGACTAAAACACAACTCATCTGTTGATTGATCACAAGCAGCAATATTCATCTTCATCTTGTTCCCCTCCAAGTAGGTCTGCTCTTCCTGGTGCGGGCATTGGTATGAGTTCGCTGGCCTCGACAGGGTAAGCCATCGACATGCCTGATGCCTCTGTAGCACTGAATGCCCACTAACCTCCCCACATCTCTTTCAACACATTTTTTCTGTTGCCAAACAAAAAATGTTAACACTATCTGACTAACAAGAATTCATTTAAATAACTAACAAGTAATAACAAAGATCATTGATTATTGGGTACCAAATCATTCCCAATCAAGTACTTGGAAAGCAATTCGCGAAGGGAGTACAACTCTCTCTTGCTAAGATCTCTAACGTATTTGTTTTCGACACCGAGCTCGCAGACAATGTGATGAGCCTTGGAACGCCCAATGCCATGGATATGCTGAAGAGCATACTGGAGGCGCTTCTGATCAGGGATTTCACCTCCAACACCACCTCCTATGTTTATATTTTGTGCACGCACGCCCCAAGCCTGCACCAACACAAAAATGGCGAAATCGTATTCCAATTGAGAAATTTAGAAGTAGACTCACAAGAACCCTAAACCCTTGAAAAATCATAAGATGGTGAATGTGATTCCGTGGAAGAGTCTTGCGAACTTACGGAAAGGTTTTGACGAAGGCGGACAACAACATTCGTGGCATTGTGGAGACCCAACATGGTTTGGATTGGGATGGTCGCCAGTGAGGGTTTCCAACTCCACAGTTGGTTCTTTCCAATGGAAATTGACGAGACTGAAGGATGCGGTTACAAAGAAGGGTTCGGCGATGACAACGATGCGAGGCTGTGGAGGCTGCTGTGGGTGGCTAGGGTTTAATGTGGATACATGGAAAagatttttactattttagggaccatgtaatattttcaataacatgGTATTGAAATAGAGAGCGGGAGAGAGTCTTCGAGGGTGGCATAGCGAGGCAGCCGGCATAGCCGGCGGAAGCAATAAAGGAGAGAGCGGAGGGGGGCATGCATCAAGTGAAAAGGAGGGGATTAAAGGAGACGGTAACAAGACTCAAAGTCAGCAGATATCGTTCAGAGATAAAGTTGTTAGTGCCAAGGCGATTCAGAGATACCAATTGTGACGTTCACTGAAGAAGCAAAAGAGATATTGGCAGAGCCCTACAAAGATGCCATCGTGATCAAAGTTCTTGGAAAAAATTTTAGCTATACGGCGATCACGCACAGGCTTAAAGGTGTCTGGAGAACCAAAGGAGGATATGAGGTACTAGATGTCGGTTTTGGCTATTCTTAGTCAAATTTGATCTCTTGGAGGATAGAGAGAAAGTTCTCCTTGGAGGACCATGGATGATTACTGGTAGTTATGTTGCGATTAAACCTTGGAGTTCTTCATTCAGACCTTGTGAAAACACTTTTGGGTCTACCATGGTTTGGATAAGAATCACAGGTTTAAACATTAACTATTATCAAGATAGAGCCATGAAAATGATTACATCAGCTGTAGGCAAACCGATCTACTTAGCCACCAAGTAACTTGGGACTTccagttataaaaaaaattcaagttgATGGTCATATGTATGACATAGAATATGAGCACTTGAatttaatttgtgaaaaatGTAGCTGCTCTGGGCATGTAACAAGAGAATGCGCGAAAGAGAACAACAATGACTTTGGGAAAGAAAGCACGGTGAAGGAGAAAAATTTTCCGTCACTGTTTCCTGTGGATAACAACGAGAAAACGGAGGAAGGTAGTCAAATCCtagtaaaaaatcaaaattcaacttTTGAATTTGGAATTAATGCCAAATCAATTCCAATTATGGAGAAGCATGGTGCAGCAGGTCTTGTGCCTGATAATATTATTGTCGCCCAAgaagttcttcactttcttaaGCGGACAAAGTCTAGAAAAGGAGCTATGCCTTTTAAGATTGATTTAGAAAAGGCTTATGATAGAGTTGATTGGAATTTTCTTGAGCACACTCTTGAATCTTTTGGCTTTCCTTCTCAAATTATTCGGCTTGTAATGAATTGTGTTCAGGTCTCAAATCTTTCCATCCTTTGGAATGGGAATAGATTGGACAGCTTCCAACCTCGCAGAGGGCTCAGGCAAGGAGATCCAATTTCtccttatttatttgttttgtacATGGAGAGATTGGCGTGCTTCATTTCCAAACAAGTTGACGAGGGTATTTGGGATGGTGTGGCTGTTTCTAGAGGGGGACCTAGAGTTTCTTACTTGATGTTTGCAGATGATCTCCTCCTTTTTTGTAAAGCGAAGAAAATTCAAGTTCAGAATATTGTGCACACCTTGGAGTTGTTCTATAAAGCTTCAGGTATGAAGGTTAACATTGAAAAATCTAAAGCTATTTGGTCTAGAAATATCTCTAATAGAAGGAAGGAAATGTTGTCTGGTGTTTCTCATATTCCCTTTACTAGTGACCTAGGCAAATACTTGGGGGTGAACCTTAATCATCCTTGAGCTGCTAGATCTATTTTTTCGGATTATTTAGAGAAGATCAATAATAGGCTGGCTAGTTGGAAAGGTCGGCTCCTTAACAGAGCAGGCAGGCTTTGCTTAATTAAATCTGTTGCTTCTTCTCTTCCTATTTATCAGTTGCAAGTGGCTCTTTTTCCTACTTCAATTTGTCAAAAGATTGATTATGTACTTAGACAATTCTTGTGGAAGGGAAAGGTGGGAGAGCGTTGCTTAAATTTGGTCAAGTGGAGCAAAGTTGTCACTCCAAGAAAATATGTAGGCTTGGGAATTAGAGATACTCAATGTGTAAATTTTGCTTTACTCGGAAAGCTTGTTTGGCAATTACTACATCATAAAGATAAGCTTTGGGTAAGAATTATGTTGGCAAAATATTTATCTGGGAGTTCTTGCTTTTCACccaatttttctaataatgtttCAAGCACTTGGCGAGCGATTTATAAGACAATAGAAAAGCTTCGTGATGGTTTTAATTGGTGTACAGGCAGGATGTCTCAATCCTTTTGGTATCATGCTTGGCGACCATGTGGAACGCTAGCTCCTTTGGTTCCTTTTGTGCACATTTTTTATTCTCACTTGAAGTTAGAAGATGTCTGGCACCATGGACATTGGCGGTGGGATATTCTTTGCACAATTATTCTGGAAGAAGTTAAACTTGATTTGATGCTCTTTGATCCTATTAAGCAGGCAGGAGATAAAACAGGTTGGTTTTAGACAAACTCAAATACTCTCACTTACTCGACTAAAAGCGGGTATGAATGGctattgaagaagaaatttggctggaatgataatgaaaattggctttggctttggcACTTGAGAATACCGGAGAAGATAAAGTGTCTGCTCTGGCTTTGCCTCAACAACGGAGTTTCCACAGCTAGTTACCGCTTTCAAAGAGGTCTTGCTACTTCTGATTTTTGTCAGAGATATTATCTTGCTCAAGAGGATATTAATCACTGCTTTAGGACTTGCCAAAAAGCTCGTCAAATTTGGATTAGTTTAAATTTGGGAATGACCGCTGAGGACTCTAGTTTGGATTTTGTGTCTTGAATTTGTTCTAACCTCAACAAAAATGAGTTTCTCTTTGCAGCGGCCTTTTGGTGGATTTGGTGGGATAGGAACAATGACATCTTCCATCAAGAGGATCCATGGAGTAAAGAGAAAATTGTTCACTTGGTTAAACATGCTGCTCGAGATTTCTCTAATGTTGTTACCAACCAAAAACAtattattccttcttctttgaaATATAACTGGAAACCACCTCCAATGAATGTTTGTAAAGTGAACTGCGATGCAAGCGTTTTTGAAAATGAGCAATTAGCTTGCTTTGGATGTATTATTAGAGACAGCATGAGAATTTGGATAAAAAGTTGTTCTGCCAATATACCTCTTTCTAGTGTTCTCTGTTGTGAGCTTCATGCTATTTAGAGAGGGCTTGTTATGGCTTGGGATCgcgagtgcaaagaggtcatcTGTGAAACTGATAATCTTGATGCGTTTCTTCTTGTTTCGCGAGGCACAACCAGTATGATTAGGAATGACTCTGATCTTCTtgacaaaatcaaagagatgcTCCAGCGCAATTGGACAGCTACTTTAGTTCTCATCCAGCGCACAGCAAATAGAGCGGCTGATTTAATGGCTTAGACTGCTGCTTTAAACAAGCAGGTGTATCTAGAGTGGTTACTGCCCCCTAATAATTTAGACATTATTATTAGAGAGGAGTGATACTCTTTCTCTTagatcttttttctttgtattatgtttagtcaccaaaaaatgcatacaaatacaaatggaaaaatttatttagaattctGCACACAATGAGGTATCTATACAGTAGTTATAACGGGTTGTTTATTTGGtccaatataaattaaaaaaacaaattaaccCTCATTTATCCCCCTAATTCCAATTTTTTCTCATTAACCCTTTTGCTCTCACGGTTATCCTCCCCCTCAACCCCTTCCGTTCGCTTCGCAGAACCCGCACATTGGCCTGCAGTGTGCGCTAAAACCTGCATCCGCGCCTGGCAGACCCGCATTGCCCACCCTTTTTCGCGAGCATCCTCCTTTATTGGCCGCAACTCCTTCACATCGTCGCTACTGCACATCCCACCGTGACTGCAGCCCAGTCTCCGCGCGCCTACCCCTCGCGAGAAGGAACTGCTTTGCACCAAACGCGGCTGAACATCCGACCGTGACCTGGTTGAATCATCGTGGCAGATGCGAATTGCAGTAACGAACTTTCTCATGCCCAAAAACcaaccatccacgcgtacaATAATTGTGAATATCCAGTTATATGTAGACAAGAACATCCGACATTTGTGCGTTAAGATAATCATGTAATCAATAAGTGGTATCATATGCACAGAATGACCATccattttgtttaaaaaaattaactatccAGATACATACTGAAATGAACATTTGGTTGCTGGTTGGAGTCACTGCGATGGTGCGGTGCGGCGAGAACAACTCACACGGTTAGAAGGTAATGGTGGAGGGGGTGACCTCTGCGCACTGCGGGCTTACGGCGGTGAGAAAAGTGCTGGTTGGAGTCGCTGCCAATCTGCCATGGTGCGGTGCAGCGAGAACAACGCTCACGACCGGAAGATAATAGTGGAGGGTGACCTCTGCGCTCGGCGGGAAGAACCGAGGaaaaaggagagagaggagaagaccGCATAGAGAGAGGGTTGGTGTAACTTATTGCAATCCTAATTTGtttcaaatttgaaattagaaactatttaaaattaattaattgactatgatttaattttaattacaatttaaCCCTCATTGTATATATTGTACAATACATACATTGACTTCTTATACTTTCTCATTTAATAATACAAATGCAAATGTATACAAATACAAATGGGGAGTTCTAGAACTTATACATTGAGtttggaaatttatttatttaggtgtcgtaattataaatttttaaaattttatttataaattataaaatgattCAGTTAGGTtcttactttttaaattttaaaatatcttttcttaggTTGTTAGTATGGATGGCAAAGTGGGCCGCTCCGCCTAGGCGCGCGCCACAAAGGAGCGGGCCGACCTGTCCTACCAACTAAAATGGTTCAAAATGTTAGCACGCTCCGTTTTATGGCGGATTGGCGGGCCAGCAGGTTAGCCCGCTTGactcttttttatttgaaaaataaaattcattaaaattaataataataattaaaaaatcaaatacaaataaaaaataatcaaattataatataattttttactatcttttttttaatgtttaacttcaataaaattgtttaaaataatatttgtcaataaaactatttttattttaaaaaataaatcacataatttgaacatatatacgaaattgtaagataaaataaataaa encodes the following:
- the LOC107465229 gene encoding uncharacterized protein LOC107465229, which gives rise to MPSLQTALPPELANNAIRLYRECLRRAKYIGHRQHNTQLLVDMVRQQFKQNMHETDPEKIQQLKDNAARGLINHILYESEQLSGRKFSKSPKAV
- the LOC107465227 gene encoding small ribosomal subunit protein S13, mitochondrial, with product MLGLHNATNVVVRLRQNLSAWGVRAQNINIGGGVGGEIPDQKRLQYALQHIHGIGRSKAHHIVCELGVENKYVRDLSKRELYSLRELLSKYLIGNDLKKCVERDVGRLVGIQCYRGIRHVDGLPCRGQRTHTNARTRKSRPTWRGTR